From the Cyclopterus lumpus isolate fCycLum1 chromosome 25, fCycLum1.pri, whole genome shotgun sequence genome, one window contains:
- the LOC117727955 gene encoding LOW QUALITY PROTEIN: vitelline membrane outer layer protein 1-like (The sequence of the model RefSeq protein was modified relative to this genomic sequence to represent the inferred CDS: deleted 1 base in 1 codon; substituted 1 base at 1 genomic stop codon): MASLFTAVAAVALLSGGLSEQKVFLQRAGRAFSTREHQSLLTVSNGERFGNWTWPEMCPHKFXAVGFSLRVEPNQYGADDTALNGIRLICAQDDNRSFLYSVESHTGYFGDWSQPQYCPSGVLASFQLRVEPHQGLFGDDTAVNNIKFRCSSNPTLEGPGTDWGEYGLWSQECRNGGICGIETKVEEYQYGLDDSSLNDVRFHCCAKPQQGNIDPV, encoded by the exons ATGGCGAGTCTCTTCACCGCGGTGGCCGCGGTGGCGCTGTTGTCCGGTGGGCTGAGTGAGCAGAAGGTGTTCCTGCAGCGAGCCGGCCGGGCCTTCAGCACCAGAGAGCACCAGTCTCTGCTCACCGTGAGCAACGGAGAGCGCTTTGGGAACTGGACCTGGCCCGAGATGTGTCCCCACAAGTTCTAAGCTGTTGGCTTCAGTCTCAgg GTGGAGCCAAACCAGTACGGGGCGGACGACACGGCTCTGAACGGGATCCGCCTCATCTGCGCCCAGGATGACAACCGGAGCTTCCTGTACTCGGTTGAGTCCCACACGGGCTA CTTCGGGGACTGGTCCCAGCCCCAGTACTGCCCCAGTGGCGTGCTCGCCTCCTTCCAGCTCCGCGTGGAGCCCCATCAGGGTCTGTTTGGCGACGACACGGCCGTCAACAACATCAAGTTCCGCTGCAGCAGCAACCCGACGCTGGAGGGGCCCGGCACGGACTGG GGGGAGTACGGCCTCTGGAGCCAGGAGTGTCGCAACGGAGGGATCTGTGGCATCGAGACCAAGGTGGAGGAATACCAGTACGGCCTGGACGACTCCAGCCTCAACGACGTGCGCTTCCATTGCTGTGCCAAGCCCCAGCAG GGCAACATCGATCCGGTGTGA